Proteins from a genomic interval of Symmachiella macrocystis:
- the hflK gene encoding protease modulator HflK: MKRALVVILILVAGYFASGLYIVGGNEKALLRRFGRARLPLVGSGLHYALPWPMTTISRINPSEVRTLQIGGVASESLEGDQFLLAADQYQLDEFLTGDKNILNVQVNVQYRISEADAADYLFGCVNPEEHLRLMTESLLGDVVARSGVDFVHPLGLAELRAMLTQRTRKLVQSHRLGIVIEDVDIAGVSPPLLVKQAFVDVSNARASKQRFINEALAYREQTVAAASANARKNVDEAETARRSAIESARGEADRFGKIVAQFQADADGGVQTYEQSRQMTLRQKYLEMLEAIVPKLASKALLDTDKPVNLTIFPENNK, encoded by the coding sequence GTGAAACGCGCGTTGGTTGTGATCTTGATTCTCGTCGCCGGTTATTTTGCCAGCGGCCTGTATATCGTAGGGGGCAATGAAAAGGCGCTCCTGCGTCGCTTCGGCCGCGCGCGGTTGCCGTTGGTCGGGAGCGGATTGCACTATGCGCTGCCCTGGCCGATGACCACGATCTCCCGCATCAATCCCAGCGAAGTCCGTACGCTGCAAATCGGGGGTGTGGCCTCGGAATCGCTCGAAGGGGATCAATTTCTCTTAGCAGCCGATCAGTACCAGCTCGACGAGTTTCTTACCGGCGACAAGAACATTTTGAATGTTCAAGTCAACGTGCAATACCGTATTTCCGAAGCGGATGCGGCCGATTATTTGTTTGGCTGCGTTAATCCCGAAGAGCATTTGCGGTTAATGACTGAGTCGTTATTAGGAGACGTGGTTGCCCGCAGCGGCGTCGATTTTGTGCACCCGTTGGGGTTGGCCGAATTGCGTGCGATGCTGACTCAGCGTACGCGGAAGTTGGTTCAGTCGCATCGGTTGGGAATTGTGATTGAAGATGTAGACATCGCCGGTGTTTCGCCACCATTGTTGGTGAAGCAGGCATTTGTGGATGTGAGTAATGCGCGGGCCTCGAAACAACGGTTTATTAATGAGGCGTTGGCCTATCGTGAACAAACCGTGGCCGCCGCTTCGGCGAACGCGCGGAAAAATGTGGATGAAGCAGAGACCGCGCGACGATCGGCAATTGAATCGGCGCGCGGCGAAGCGGACCGCTTCGGGAAAATCGTCGCCCAGTTCCAAGCCGATGCGGACGGCGGCGTGCAAACCTATGAGCAATCGCGGCAAATGACCTTGCGGCAAAAATATCTGGAAATGTTAGAGGCGATCGTCCCCAAACTGGCCAGCAAGGCACTACTCGATACCGACAAACCGGTGAATCTGACGATTTTTCCTGAAAACAATAAGTGA
- the mqnC gene encoding cyclic dehypoxanthinyl futalosine synthase, with amino-acid sequence MSSEIAPLLEKAVDGGRLTPEEGLKLLESHDLNALGEAANAVTQRLHPEPYRTYNIDRNINYTNACTAVCDFCAFYRPPDHPEVYVLEREELYKKLQETVELGGDQILLQGGLHPKLPLEWYEELLSDLRSHFPQINIHGFSPPEIHHFTKISKLPLKTVLERLKAAGLGSLPGGGGEILVDRVRKEITRGKVLTDDWLNVNRVWHELGGRSSATMMFGHVETLAERIEHLERLRQVQDETGGFTAYICWTFQPDHTDLSHIPPVGAFEYLKTQAVSRLYLDNFANIQSSWVTQGEKVGQMALYFGANDMGSLMIEENVVAEAGTVHYLSLETIRRVIQECGYIPRQRNVFYEYIDEVDEATSLELAGHAGSSPLNVLP; translated from the coding sequence TTGTCTTCAGAAATTGCGCCACTACTTGAAAAAGCGGTCGACGGCGGCCGGCTGACGCCCGAAGAAGGGCTGAAGTTGCTTGAGTCGCACGATTTGAACGCGCTGGGCGAAGCGGCCAATGCGGTGACGCAGCGGCTGCATCCCGAGCCGTACCGCACATACAACATCGATCGCAATATCAACTACACCAACGCCTGCACGGCGGTGTGTGATTTTTGCGCGTTTTATCGTCCACCCGATCACCCCGAAGTCTACGTGCTAGAGCGCGAGGAATTGTACAAAAAGCTGCAGGAAACGGTCGAATTGGGAGGAGACCAGATTTTGCTGCAAGGGGGACTGCATCCCAAGTTGCCGTTGGAATGGTACGAGGAGCTGCTGTCCGATTTGCGCTCGCACTTTCCACAGATCAATATTCACGGCTTCAGTCCGCCGGAAATTCATCACTTCACCAAGATCAGCAAATTGCCGCTCAAAACTGTGCTGGAGCGACTCAAAGCAGCGGGCCTGGGGAGTTTGCCGGGCGGCGGCGGTGAGATTTTAGTAGATCGCGTTCGCAAAGAGATTACCCGCGGTAAGGTACTGACGGATGATTGGTTGAATGTGAATCGCGTGTGGCACGAGTTGGGGGGCCGTTCTTCGGCAACGATGATGTTCGGGCATGTGGAGACATTGGCCGAGCGGATCGAGCATTTGGAACGGTTGCGGCAAGTGCAGGACGAAACGGGTGGATTCACTGCTTATATCTGCTGGACCTTCCAGCCGGACCACACGGACCTTTCGCACATCCCGCCGGTTGGCGCGTTCGAATACCTGAAGACCCAAGCGGTGAGCCGGTTGTATTTGGACAATTTTGCGAATATCCAATCGTCGTGGGTCACGCAGGGAGAAAAGGTGGGGCAAATGGCGCTGTACTTCGGCGCTAACGACATGGGCAGCTTGATGATCGAGGAAAACGTCGTCGCGGAAGCGGGGACGGTGCATTATTTATCGCTGGAAACGATTCGCCGAGTTATTCAGGAATGTGGTTATATACCGCGGCAGCGCAATGTGTTTTATGAGTACATCGACGAAGTTGACGAGGCCACATCGTTGGAATTGGCCGGTCATGCGGGTTCGTCGCCGCTGAACGTGTTGCCATAG
- the hflC gene encoding protease modulator HflC — MSDVVTKPGSESTAGRRLARRALRTLVLWGAVFAVIALLASCVVFVDETQYVIVERLGTIAAVYDREEDRGLQFKLPWPISTVRTFDRRLQLLDPPGRELFTGDKKNITVDTYVCWRIAPTSAESSTELSDRPVVRFFRALGNVSTAEDRLMSRLQSLLSAEFGRVELTDLLSVENSEAGPQGDSSMESLTERLKSRFEKSEEGATSPRDALGIEIVDVRIKRINLPEANRFAVFERMKSERQKIADRYRSAGLAQNTVIRSQADRQREEILAKADADAQRIRGTGEAEALRILNQAHAQDPEFYRFERTLQSYHKILNERTTLVLSASSALLKLLTEGIPDIQEPQPETKPADPPTETPAAEKNVSQSSATPDTISEKTRAEATK; from the coding sequence ATGAGTGACGTTGTGACAAAACCAGGATCTGAATCAACTGCCGGTCGCCGATTGGCGCGCCGTGCCTTGCGGACACTGGTCCTGTGGGGTGCGGTCTTTGCGGTCATCGCCCTGTTGGCCAGTTGCGTGGTGTTTGTGGATGAGACGCAATACGTGATCGTCGAGCGACTGGGGACCATTGCAGCTGTTTACGATCGGGAGGAGGATCGCGGCTTGCAGTTCAAGTTGCCGTGGCCGATTTCGACGGTGCGGACGTTTGACCGCCGGTTGCAATTGCTCGATCCGCCGGGCCGTGAATTGTTCACGGGGGATAAGAAAAATATCACCGTTGATACTTACGTCTGTTGGCGGATTGCTCCCACGTCCGCGGAATCGTCGACGGAACTGTCGGACCGGCCGGTGGTGCGATTCTTTCGCGCCTTGGGGAACGTCTCCACGGCTGAGGACCGGTTGATGTCGCGGTTGCAGTCGTTGTTGTCTGCGGAGTTTGGCCGGGTGGAGTTGACCGATCTGCTCAGCGTCGAAAACTCCGAAGCGGGTCCGCAGGGCGATAGTTCAATGGAGTCGCTCACCGAGCGATTGAAGTCGCGCTTTGAAAAATCAGAAGAGGGGGCAACCTCACCGCGAGACGCATTAGGAATTGAAATCGTCGACGTGCGAATCAAACGGATCAATCTTCCCGAAGCGAACCGGTTTGCCGTGTTTGAGCGGATGAAGAGCGAACGTCAAAAAATCGCCGATCGTTATCGCAGCGCGGGTCTGGCGCAGAATACCGTGATCCGCAGCCAAGCGGACCGGCAGCGTGAGGAGATTCTAGCCAAGGCCGATGCGGATGCACAGCGGATTCGCGGAACGGGAGAAGCCGAAGCGCTGCGGATTTTAAATCAAGCCCATGCGCAGGATCCAGAGTTTTATCGTTTCGAACGGACGCTGCAGTCGTATCACAAAATTCTCAATGAACGGACCACGCTGGTACTTTCGGCCTCCAGTGCGTTGCTAAAATTATTGACCGAAGGGATTCCCGACATTCAAGAACCCCAACCGGAAACCAAGCCGGCTGATCCGCCGACGGAGACGCCCGCTGCTGAGAAAAACGTGTCTCAATCGTCGGCGACACCCGATACGATCTCCGAGAAAACGCGTGCGGAGGCCACAAAGTGA
- a CDS encoding menaquinone biosynthetic enzyme MqnA/MqnD family protein, whose amino-acid sequence MTGRSPDTVRVGAVNYLNSKPLVEGLAEAAKGIDLRLDYPSRLADDLAGGHLDVALVPSIACLQNPDYEVISDACVAACGDVLSVKLYCRVPAAKIKTLALDQGSRTSATLVRILLAERLGLHPELKPLPLTWSVADSDADGVLMIGDRAIHPPAENFVETWDLAGEWLQWTGLPFVFAMWVAHRETDLGSVADALSAARDLGVERIEAIARREAPLLGIPLDTTIDYLTNNLYYRLGERERLGLNRFYELAVEHGLAPEGVDLVFRNCATT is encoded by the coding sequence ATGACTGGACGGAGTCCGGATACGGTGCGTGTGGGTGCCGTGAATTATTTGAATTCTAAACCTCTGGTCGAGGGTTTGGCCGAGGCGGCGAAGGGGATTGATCTTCGGCTCGATTATCCCAGTCGGTTGGCGGATGATCTGGCGGGCGGCCATTTGGATGTGGCGCTGGTGCCCTCGATTGCCTGTCTGCAAAACCCGGATTATGAAGTGATTTCCGATGCCTGTGTGGCGGCTTGTGGCGATGTGCTCAGCGTGAAATTGTATTGCCGCGTACCGGCTGCCAAGATCAAGACGTTGGCGCTGGATCAAGGATCGCGGACCAGTGCGACGTTGGTGCGGATTTTGTTGGCCGAGCGGTTAGGCTTGCATCCGGAACTCAAACCGTTGCCCTTGACCTGGTCGGTGGCGGACAGTGATGCCGACGGGGTGTTGATGATCGGTGACCGGGCGATTCATCCCCCGGCGGAGAATTTCGTCGAAACCTGGGACTTGGCCGGCGAGTGGTTGCAGTGGACCGGGTTGCCGTTTGTGTTTGCCATGTGGGTGGCGCATCGGGAGACGGATCTGGGCAGCGTAGCCGATGCGCTTAGTGCGGCCCGGGATTTGGGTGTCGAGCGTATTGAGGCAATCGCCCGGCGTGAAGCGCCGCTGTTGGGAATTCCGCTGGACACGACGATTGACTACTTGACGAATAATCTTTATTACCGGTTGGGAGAGCGGGAACGTCTTGGACTGAATCGGTTTTATGAGTTGGCCGTCGAACACGGCTTGGCTCCGGAGGGAGTGGATCTTGTCTTCAGAAATTGCGCCACTACTTGA
- a CDS encoding cation-translocating P-type ATPase family protein, protein MHYVPESARAFLESGGTASEDEEATSFHYVSAPLYLLTAIVGALLAADFVIQISNNPAWEPYQTLFGFRLALLAAVIGGARILYQTLEGLFDGRIGADLALTIACLAAIILGEPQVAALVVFIAICGESIEGYTNGKARQAVLSIFNLRPKTAHVIRDGDEVDVDLEDVAVGELVVVRPGERIPVDGSVLAGTSAVDQSSLTGESLPIDKVPGDEVFAGTLNQFGALSVEVEKTGEETTFGQVLRMVAEAMERKAPIERTADRLARYFLPFVLTAAAATLVGWRIAAGDWRAGLMPALGVLVVACPCPLILATPSAVMAALAWLARNGVVTKGSIALERLAKVDCIAFDKTGTLTRGEPALGGIVTWGGLDETEILRIAAAAEKRSEHVLARLIVREAESRMCVVPDIEEFEAHPGCGVTGAIRGTALGPDYAQESHRVVVGNRRLLESMGIVLPEDFEQRLDEADSLGPTQLLVTIDGQLVGAIGVRDTLRPEARKVLAELRAEGIESFALLTGDRAEPAQMVAAALEGIDEIGSELLPTDKARWIEEQTKAGKKVAMIGDGINDAPALASATVGLALGGVGSDVAAEAGDLVLMGDPLTPLPGLLRLSRQLVRVISQSIYLFAFGMNGLGVILCAWGILSPVGGAIFHEFASLAVMLNSMRLLWFERWDETRLGRSVESLGGFSEVVATALSPSRLAFGLVRHWKMLAKIAAAALLVYWLTSNLVVIREDESALVTRFGRQEVMLNSGIHFRWPAPLEVVRREKFASIRTISLGFRAPQREAGGERQAFVEWQSEHSRADYQSRPEEALILTGDEVPVEITAEVHYRVRDLQKFAYASADPQTMLRAVAETKLRGLVAQLPLNDILTSGRQQMEADCLELTQLAADDYDLGVELTGVNLLDVHPPIDVVPAYRDVADAMEMQQKLVNDAQAYYARNVLEAAGEDAIRVLSGSTSDVQSAPTSTTGGVADWSLDDELWAKLTTETNGKSPLSGQAASKLHAAHHQSARQVQSAVGEAARFESLLSAHRSNQHLTRTQMYWDTVERVLSMRPLTIIDPKVAGRQNLYLLDPDRFGAGNSVMLPQAQPEEEQPLVGQPEP, encoded by the coding sequence ATGCATTACGTACCCGAATCGGCCCGTGCTTTTTTGGAAAGCGGCGGGACCGCATCTGAAGACGAGGAAGCCACCAGCTTTCATTACGTCTCTGCGCCGTTGTATTTGTTAACGGCGATTGTGGGTGCGCTGTTGGCGGCCGATTTTGTCATTCAAATCAGCAACAATCCCGCCTGGGAACCGTATCAGACGCTGTTCGGCTTCCGTTTGGCGCTGCTGGCGGCGGTGATCGGTGGGGCGCGGATTTTGTATCAGACGCTCGAAGGCCTGTTTGATGGGCGGATCGGTGCGGATTTGGCGCTGACGATTGCCTGCTTAGCGGCCATTATTCTCGGCGAGCCGCAGGTGGCGGCGCTGGTGGTCTTCATCGCCATTTGCGGCGAGAGTATCGAGGGCTACACCAACGGCAAAGCGCGGCAAGCGGTGTTGAGCATTTTCAATCTGCGCCCTAAAACCGCGCATGTGATACGTGACGGCGACGAGGTGGACGTCGATCTGGAAGACGTTGCCGTGGGAGAACTGGTCGTCGTGCGTCCCGGCGAACGGATTCCGGTCGATGGTAGCGTGCTAGCGGGGACCTCGGCGGTCGATCAAAGTTCGCTGACCGGTGAGAGCCTGCCGATTGATAAAGTTCCCGGTGACGAGGTGTTTGCCGGGACGTTGAATCAGTTCGGGGCACTGTCGGTTGAAGTCGAAAAAACAGGTGAGGAGACGACGTTCGGGCAAGTGCTGCGGATGGTGGCCGAAGCGATGGAGCGGAAAGCGCCCATCGAGCGGACGGCGGACCGGTTAGCGCGGTATTTTTTGCCATTTGTCTTAACAGCTGCGGCAGCCACGTTGGTCGGCTGGCGGATCGCTGCCGGCGATTGGCGCGCCGGATTGATGCCCGCCCTGGGCGTGTTGGTCGTGGCTTGTCCTTGTCCGTTGATCTTAGCGACACCCAGCGCGGTGATGGCAGCTCTGGCGTGGCTAGCGCGCAACGGGGTGGTGACAAAAGGTTCGATTGCCCTGGAGCGTTTGGCCAAGGTCGATTGCATTGCGTTTGACAAGACCGGCACGCTGACGCGCGGCGAACCGGCGCTGGGCGGGATTGTCACCTGGGGGGGATTGGACGAAACCGAGATATTGCGGATCGCAGCGGCGGCGGAAAAACGGAGCGAACATGTGCTGGCGCGGTTAATCGTCCGTGAAGCCGAGAGCCGCATGTGCGTGGTGCCGGACATCGAGGAATTTGAGGCGCATCCCGGTTGCGGCGTGACCGGCGCGATACGCGGTACAGCGCTCGGGCCGGACTATGCACAGGAGTCGCACCGGGTCGTGGTGGGCAATCGTCGGTTATTGGAATCGATGGGCATCGTGTTGCCTGAGGATTTTGAACAACGATTGGATGAAGCTGACAGTCTAGGCCCGACACAATTGTTGGTGACGATTGACGGCCAACTTGTGGGGGCGATTGGCGTACGGGATACGCTGCGGCCCGAGGCACGCAAGGTGTTGGCCGAATTGCGAGCCGAGGGGATCGAGTCGTTCGCGTTGTTGACGGGCGATCGAGCCGAACCGGCGCAAATGGTGGCGGCAGCCTTAGAAGGCATTGATGAAATTGGCAGCGAATTGTTGCCGACCGATAAAGCACGGTGGATCGAAGAGCAGACCAAGGCGGGCAAAAAAGTCGCCATGATCGGCGACGGCATCAACGATGCACCGGCATTGGCCTCAGCGACCGTGGGGTTGGCGCTGGGAGGAGTCGGAAGCGACGTTGCCGCCGAAGCTGGGGACTTGGTTCTGATGGGGGATCCGCTCACGCCGTTGCCCGGTTTGTTGCGTTTGTCGCGACAGTTGGTGCGCGTGATCAGTCAAAGCATTTATCTGTTTGCGTTTGGCATGAACGGCTTGGGGGTGATTTTGTGCGCATGGGGAATCCTCAGTCCGGTTGGCGGAGCGATTTTCCATGAATTTGCCTCGTTGGCGGTGATGTTGAATTCGATGCGGTTGTTGTGGTTCGAGCGTTGGGACGAAACGCGTCTGGGACGCAGCGTGGAATCGCTCGGGGGCTTTTCCGAAGTCGTGGCCACGGCGCTCTCGCCATCACGGTTGGCCTTTGGTTTGGTGCGGCACTGGAAGATGTTGGCCAAGATTGCCGCTGCGGCGCTGTTGGTATATTGGCTGACGTCAAACCTGGTCGTGATTCGTGAAGATGAATCGGCCTTGGTCACGCGTTTTGGTCGGCAAGAGGTGATGTTGAACTCGGGGATCCATTTCCGTTGGCCCGCTCCGCTGGAAGTGGTCCGCCGTGAAAAGTTCGCCAGCATTCGCACAATTTCCTTGGGCTTTCGGGCTCCGCAGCGTGAGGCGGGTGGCGAGAGACAGGCGTTTGTGGAATGGCAGTCGGAACATTCGCGGGCCGATTATCAGTCGCGTCCCGAGGAAGCATTGATTCTCACCGGCGATGAAGTGCCAGTGGAGATCACGGCCGAAGTGCATTACCGCGTGCGGGACCTGCAAAAGTTCGCCTATGCCAGTGCGGATCCGCAGACCATGTTGCGGGCCGTGGCGGAAACCAAATTGCGGGGGTTAGTGGCGCAATTGCCTTTGAATGATATTTTGACCAGTGGCCGGCAGCAGATGGAAGCGGACTGTCTGGAGCTGACGCAGCTTGCGGCGGATGACTATGATTTGGGAGTGGAACTGACCGGTGTGAATCTGCTAGACGTGCATCCGCCGATCGACGTGGTTCCCGCATATCGTGACGTCGCTGATGCGATGGAGATGCAACAAAAGTTGGTGAATGATGCACAAGCGTATTATGCCCGCAACGTGTTGGAAGCGGCGGGCGAAGATGCAATTCGCGTGCTGAGCGGATCGACAAGCGACGTGCAATCCGCACCAACATCGACGACCGGCGGAGTCGCCGATTGGTCGCTCGACGATGAGCTGTGGGCGAAATTAACCACCGAAACCAACGGCAAAAGCCCGTTGTCGGGCCAAGCGGCCTCGAAGCTGCATGCGGCGCATCATCAAAGCGCGCGGCAAGTGCAATCGGCGGTGGGAGAAGCGGCTCGGTTTGAAAGTCTATTGAGTGCGCACCGGAGTAACCAACATTTGACACGCACCCAAATGTATTGGGACACGGTTGAACGCGTGTTGTCGATGCGTCCGCTGACAATCATCGATCCGAAGGTGGCGGGGCGGCAGAATCTGTATCTTCTCGATCCGGACCGTTTCGGCGCAGGCAACTCGGTGATGTTGCCACAAGCACAGCCAGAAGAAGAACAACCACTAGTCGGCCAGCCGGAACCATGA
- a CDS encoding ATP-binding cassette domain-containing protein: protein MIHVENLTKSFADLRRGTVHALDGVSFDVQPGEIFGLLGPNGAGKTTCLRMLSTVLRPTSGIAEVAGYNVATDPAKVRMRIGFMSGNTGVYDRMTAWEMVEYYGRLYGMPEDALQARLEELFETLQMNEIRDMLGSKMSTGNKQKVSIARTIVHDPPVMIFDEPTSGLDVLVARAVLEAIARLKDQGKCIIFSTHIMREVEKLCDRIAIIHKGRILAMGTVQELEDRYQESDMEEVFFDLIQAYEAELAAAAAEAG from the coding sequence ATGATACACGTTGAGAACCTCACCAAGAGCTTTGCCGATTTGCGCCGCGGAACTGTGCACGCCTTGGATGGAGTGAGTTTCGACGTGCAGCCGGGCGAGATTTTCGGTTTGCTCGGCCCCAACGGTGCGGGCAAGACGACCTGTCTGCGGATGCTGAGTACAGTGTTGCGCCCCACGAGCGGAATCGCCGAGGTGGCCGGCTATAACGTAGCGACCGATCCGGCGAAGGTTCGCATGCGGATCGGTTTCATGTCGGGCAACACCGGGGTGTATGACCGCATGACCGCCTGGGAAATGGTGGAATACTACGGCCGGCTGTATGGCATGCCCGAGGACGCTCTGCAGGCGCGGTTGGAAGAGCTGTTTGAAACATTGCAGATGAACGAAATCCGGGACATGCTTGGCTCCAAGATGTCGACCGGGAATAAGCAAAAAGTATCCATCGCACGGACCATTGTGCACGATCCGCCGGTGATGATTTTTGACGAGCCCACGTCGGGATTGGATGTGCTGGTCGCTCGCGCGGTGTTGGAAGCAATCGCGCGGCTCAAGGATCAAGGCAAGTGCATTATCTTTTCTACGCACATCATGCGCGAAGTGGAAAAACTGTGCGACCGTATTGCCATCATTCACAAGGGACGTATCTTGGCGATGGGGACGGTGCAAGAGTTGGAAGACCGCTACCAGGAATCGGATATGGAAGAGGTCTTCTTTGATTTGATACAAGCTTACGAAGCGGAGTTGGCCGCAGCTGCGGCCGAGGCCGGGTAA
- a CDS encoding ABC transporter permease subunit/CPBP intramembrane protease, translating to MINWKNVKLIFMRELRDQLRDRRTLFMIIVLPLLLYPGLGIGMVQLTVLFSEQPRTVVILGDNNLSPKTLPPLLEGDGFARDLFSDSADAAKLRVLSQSELVAANSDGKVSEKDAELLQRAESISSMVPERERLQQELAELQGTAHFGTANTERMEELRRQLTAINADMGKLFAESKIQTLVIIPQDFGESVASANQQLVERGGATVPIADYERPLIVHNSADEKSQITYSRVAEVLEHWEDQILDQRLELADLPANLHRPVEARGADLAMIEQLSSKLWSQLFPGLLVLMSITGAFYPAIDLAAGEKERGTMETLLICPASRSEIVVGKFFTVMSFSIMTALLNLISMGMTGRYMVGLMGARTMPGMTTPTLPSLGDVAWIVIFLIPLAAMFSSLCLALATFARSSKEGQYYLTPLLMVTLGLTMFCLSPGVELTERPMYSVMPVCGVALLLKGLLMSSLSTAPLYVYAVPVLGSTLFYSFLALYWAIEQFKSEDVLFREAERFDLKLWVHHLLRDKEPTPSFSEAVICFILIMMLQFVAISSSGAGAGTGWMIRMLLITQIAVIASPALFMGVMLTTSLKQTFRLHLPRLKMVGVAMVLAVALHVLSLEWSYQLEWFFPKLPESMAEPLKRLMSAEMPWWILLGTMALAPAICEELAFRGFILSGLRRTGRTWMAIGLSSFAFGFMHMIPQQVFNATLLGLVLGIIAIRSNSLLPGVIFHLIYNSLGVIHARIGPQLLDRFRGNPLVRDVDGQMLYGWATIAIAVLITLPLLWRLIQGINPRTPRQVEQIAANSAPTLVSPGAGSA from the coding sequence ATGATCAACTGGAAAAATGTCAAACTGATTTTCATGCGGGAACTGCGCGATCAGCTCCGTGATCGGCGTACGTTGTTCATGATCATTGTCTTGCCGCTGCTGCTGTATCCCGGTCTGGGAATCGGCATGGTGCAATTGACGGTGCTGTTTTCCGAGCAACCACGGACGGTCGTGATCTTGGGAGACAACAATTTATCGCCCAAAACCTTGCCGCCGTTGTTAGAAGGGGATGGATTCGCCAGAGATCTGTTTTCCGATTCAGCGGATGCCGCGAAATTGCGGGTGCTCTCGCAATCGGAGCTGGTGGCGGCTAATAGCGACGGCAAAGTTTCTGAAAAAGATGCAGAGCTATTGCAGCGGGCCGAGTCGATTTCGTCGATGGTTCCCGAGCGCGAACGGCTACAACAGGAATTGGCTGAATTGCAGGGGACAGCCCATTTCGGGACTGCGAACACCGAGCGGATGGAGGAATTGCGGCGGCAGTTGACGGCGATCAATGCCGATATGGGCAAGCTGTTCGCCGAGTCGAAAATCCAAACCTTAGTGATTATTCCCCAGGATTTTGGCGAATCGGTTGCATCGGCCAACCAGCAATTGGTCGAGCGCGGCGGAGCGACGGTGCCGATTGCTGACTATGAACGCCCGTTGATTGTGCACAACAGCGCCGATGAAAAATCGCAGATCACCTACAGCCGCGTTGCTGAGGTTTTGGAGCATTGGGAAGATCAGATTCTCGATCAGCGTCTAGAACTGGCGGACCTGCCGGCGAATTTGCATCGCCCGGTGGAGGCCCGCGGCGCGGATCTGGCGATGATCGAACAGCTCAGTTCGAAATTGTGGAGCCAATTATTTCCCGGTTTGCTTGTGTTAATGTCGATCACGGGGGCGTTTTATCCGGCGATCGACTTGGCGGCCGGCGAAAAAGAACGGGGCACGATGGAAACCTTGTTGATTTGCCCCGCCTCCCGGTCGGAGATTGTGGTGGGCAAATTCTTCACGGTGATGTCGTTTAGCATTATGACCGCCTTGCTGAATTTGATCAGCATGGGGATGACGGGCCGCTATATGGTGGGGCTGATGGGGGCGCGCACGATGCCGGGGATGACAACACCGACGTTGCCATCGCTGGGAGATGTTGCCTGGATCGTGATCTTTCTCATTCCGTTGGCGGCGATGTTTAGTTCGCTCTGTTTGGCATTGGCGACGTTTGCTCGCAGTAGCAAGGAAGGGCAGTATTACCTGACGCCGCTGTTGATGGTGACCCTCGGTTTGACGATGTTCTGTTTGTCACCGGGGGTGGAACTGACCGAGCGGCCAATGTACAGCGTGATGCCGGTCTGTGGCGTGGCGTTGTTGCTCAAAGGGTTGTTGATGTCGTCGTTGTCAACGGCGCCGCTGTATGTGTACGCCGTGCCCGTGTTGGGATCGACGCTTTTTTATAGCTTTCTGGCACTGTATTGGGCGATTGAACAATTTAAAAGCGAAGATGTCCTGTTCCGTGAAGCGGAGCGGTTCGACCTAAAGCTGTGGGTACATCATCTCTTGCGGGACAAGGAACCAACGCCGAGTTTTTCTGAGGCGGTGATATGTTTCATTCTAATCATGATGTTGCAATTTGTAGCAATCAGCTCATCGGGGGCCGGTGCTGGTACGGGGTGGATGATCCGTATGCTGTTGATCACACAAATTGCTGTGATTGCCAGCCCAGCGCTATTCATGGGGGTCATGCTGACCACCAGTTTGAAGCAAACCTTTCGGCTTCATCTGCCGCGGCTGAAAATGGTGGGTGTGGCCATGGTGCTGGCGGTGGCGCTGCATGTGCTCTCGCTAGAGTGGTCGTACCAACTCGAGTGGTTCTTCCCGAAGTTACCCGAATCGATGGCGGAGCCGTTGAAGCGGTTGATGAGCGCGGAGATGCCCTGGTGGATTTTGCTGGGGACGATGGCCCTTGCCCCGGCGATTTGCGAAGAACTGGCGTTTCGCGGTTTCATCTTGAGCGGGCTGCGGCGCACGGGCCGCACCTGGATGGCGATCGGCCTGTCGAGTTTTGCCTTTGGTTTCATGCACATGATTCCGCAACAGGTCTTTAATGCGACTTTGTTGGGGCTGGTGCTGGGAATCATCGCGATCCGCAGCAACAGTTTGTTGCCGGGCGTCATTTTCCATCTGATTTATAACTCGCTGGGGGTCATCCATGCCCGCATTGGGCCGCAGTTATTGGATCGATTCCGTGGGAATCCGCTGGTTCGTGATGTGGACGGCCAAATGTTGTACGGTTGGGCGACGATCGCCATCGCTGTGTTGATCACGTTGCCGTTGTTATGGCGACTGATCCAAGGCATCAATCCTCGCACGCCGCGGCAGGTCGAGCAAATCGCTGCGAATTCGGCGCCGACGTTGGTTTCGCCAGGGGCAGGCTCTGCTTAA